TTCTTTTGAAGACAAGGATATTCATGGGGCGGCAGTCATTAACCGGGAACTGGGTCCGGCCTTTGATTTGATGAGAATCAAGGCGGGACGGGTACACGGGATTTCGCCCGGAGCCAACCAAACTCTTCCCGTCGTTGATCAGAACATGGCTCTGATCGGGCGCATTCACTCGTCGGAGCTGATGTCGAGCAAGGTGCTCCCCCTGCTCCACGAGGCCTTTGCTGTCAGCGCACAGGTGGAAGGCAGTTACCGGTCTTCTTTTCGCGTTCGCGGCGATCTTGAATGGCAGCAGCAGGGCATGTGCCTGGCGGACAATATTGCTGAGGGTATTCCCATTCGTGTGGGTGACCGGCTTGTCACTTCGGGTGAAAGCGGTATTTACCCTGAGGGAATTCTGATTGGAACCGTGGCGGAAATCATTCCGGATGCCAGTGGCAGCATAATGTCCTGCCTTGTGATACCGGCAGCTGATTTTGATGATCTTCGCTACGTGTTCGTATTGGCGGATCCAGATCATGAATCGTGAAGTGAATTTGGGAAGGCGCCTGGCTGTCTATGTGCCTGCCTTTATCATTTTGTCACTCCTGCAGCTTAGGATGTCCCTGGATACTGCTTTGCCCTTTCCTGACTTTCTTTTGATTTTCCCTTTGCTGGTCGCTTTGTGGACGCCGGGTTATGACAGTTTTTTCCTGGGTCTTGCAGCGGGATTTATCCGCGACTACGCAGCAGGAAGAGGCTATGGCCCGGGCATGCTGGCAGCTATGATTCTCAGTCTTTGCGCAAACGCTCTGGCGGGCAATGGCTGGAAAAACTTTGCCGTCCGGGGCGGGCTTCTTCTCCCGGGCGCAACAATGGTCCACGAGCTGACCATGGCCGTGTATGCCTGGCTGATTCCGCTCGATCAAAACCTTCCTTCATTCGGCACTGCCATCAAGGTGTCATTTTCCCAGCTGCCATTGAAGCTTGCGGCCAACATGGCGGGAGCGCTTGCGGTCACCGGATTTTTCAGCCTGGCCTTTTATGAAAGGCGGGCCGGCAAAGAAGCGGAGGGGCTGACGGGGATAGTCAGGGAGGTGGATCATGATTGATCAGGCTGGCAGACCTGAACCGGTGCAACCGTCCTTTCTGCCTGCAGCAACTGTCAGGAAGACAGAAGGGGACAGAACTTCCCTGCTCTTTCCCGGGGGCCGGAGGTTTGCCCTTCTGATCAGCATGGTTGTCGCAGCCCTCCTGATTATTCTGGTACGGACAGGGTCGCTTCAGCTCTTCGGCAGACACGACGCCTTCATTCCTGAAACGGTGGGAAAGATGAGCGAGATCACGCTTGAAGCGCCGCGAGGTGATATTGTGGACCGTAATGGGATACCGCTGGCTGTTTCCGATGCAGTTGACCGGGTTGAACTCGTCTCCACCCGGATGACCAACGAGCAATTGAACAGATTCTTGCTTGATTTGGCCATCCTTTTCGACGACTACCACAGCAGTTTTAACAGTCCTTTACTGAACTGGTTCGACCTGCCGCAGGAATACAGGGAAGAGAATCTTCTCAAGACCGAGGAATCGCTCCGGTTTGTATTCCGCCGGCCGGCTGACGAGATCAATTATTGGCAAACTGACAAGGATCTCTTCAACTTGATTGATCGCGACAAGGCAACCACGGAACGCCAGAAGCGCCGCATGGTCCGGGAAGACCCGGATGAGTTTTTCGACTTCCTGCTCTACGACTTCTTTCGGATTGAGCCGGACCGGGCTTCAGGCAGCAGACTTTATACCGATGGAGAGGCTTTCCTGATCATTCAGCTCCGCTATCTTCTTCTCGAAAACAACTGGCTCTTCGCCAGCCGCCGGCCTGTCACGCTGGCAGACGCAGTTCCGGAGGGGCTTTCGGCCAGACTCATCGAGCAAAACTATAAATACCCCGGCGTGGTTGTGACTAAACACTACAAGAGGCGCTACACCGAGAACAGCCGCTATCTTGGCCATGCACTCGGCTACATGGGCCGTATTTCATCGCCGGAATACAGCCGTTTGAAGTCGGCAGGCTATTCCATCAATGACTTGATTGGTAAAACGGGCGTCGAACAGGCAGCCGAACCTTATCTGCGTGGCGAGTCAGGGACGGCGACACTGGTTTCCTGGCACGGCGAGGGTTCAGCCAATCCGGTTACCTTCCCGGGGGAAACGTCTGTACGGCCCATGGCGGGGAAAGAAGTCAAACTCACCCTTGATCTGAACCTTCAGAAGGTAGCCCGTGAAGAGCTCGAGCGCAAAATCATGGAATTCCGGGGCGGCACACACAAGGACAGAAAGATGGAGGCGCCGGGCGGCTGTGTGATCGTCCTTGATGCCAGGACCGGCGCCGTACTGGCCAATGCCAATTACCCGGATTACGATCCAGCCGACTTTTTGCTGCAGGACAAGGACCCCGAGGCTGCGAAACGCGTGGCGGACCTGCTCAAAGATACCCGCTACCGTCCTCTCCTGAACAGGGGGATCTCGGAAGCCTACACGCCGGGATCGACATTCAAGCCTGTGACTGCCATGGCCGCACTGGAAGCCGGGGTCATCACACCCTACCGCAATGTATTGAAGTGCCGGGGTGTCCAGGAGATCGGCGGCTTTATCTGGCGCTGCTACGGATGGCATGGGGATATCGGACTGACCCGTGCCATCGTGACTTCCTGCAACCTGTACTTTTTCCAGATCGGGGTTGAGACGGGGATTGACCGGATCAGCGAACTGGCCCGGTCTCTGGGGCTGGGTGAGATGCCTGGCCTTGACATCTCCGGTGAAGCAGCTGGTGTGCGCCCTTCGCGGGAGGTCAAGAAACAGCTGAATGCCCTGGCTGAGGACCAGACATGGTTCATTGCCGATACCTGTCAGACTTCTATTGGCCAGTTTTACAACAGTTACAGCATGCTGCAGATGGCCAGGGCCATTGCCGGCCTTGCGACCAACCGGCTCCCTACACCCCACTTCATCAAGGAAATTACCTCCCCCGAAGGGGAAATTATCATCCCCGAGCAAATCGAATCGGTCGAGCTTGGACTTAATCCTCTTAATGTGTCCGCGCTTCGCGAAGGCATGGTTGGCCTGTCGAAGGAAATGAGCAACCGGACAGGAGTGCTCCTGCACGATTTTCCGGTTCGCGTGGCCTGCAAGACCGGAACAGCGGAATCCTATAATGAAAAAATGGAGCCCATCTCCAATTCTGTCTTTGTCTGTTACGCGCCGGCGGACGATCCTGAGATTGTCATCGCTCACGCCATATCGGACGGTGCCTACGGAGAGTACTCAGCAGATATCTCATACCGGATACTGTGTGAGTATTTCGGTGTCGAACCGGTCCACGCCCGGATGGGATCCTATGATGCCTATCGGGGCCGCTAGCTCTTGTGCTCCTGGCTGGCATCGTTTACAATAATGAACAGCGCTTCAGGTAAAGTGCATAGAATCGGGAAAGGGGATACGTCTGCGTTGCCGGCGTATCAGGGTATACGGCATGAAAATTGTACTGCTGTCTGATATGACCAGAAATGAATTGCTCGTAAACTTTTGCATTGCATATAAACAGATTTTGAGCAGGCATGATCTCATTTCGCCGCTTGGCACGGCCCGGCTTATCAAAGAAGCGACTTCGCTCCTGCCGGAAACCTATTCGTCAGATATTGACAGCATATACAGCCGACTGGCTTCGCTGGCCCTGTACAACGAAATTGATGCGGTCATCTGTTTGCGCGATCCGGCTCAAACCGCCACCGAATCCCAGCAGCGTCTTTTCCAGGCATGTGATGTGAACAGCATCCCCTTTGCGACCAACACGGCGACAGCCGAAATCCTGGTGCACGCAGTCAACCGGGGGGACCTTGACTGGCGCGAGCTCCTGCGTCAATGATGAGATGGCTGCCAATTACAAGTGAACTATCCTATTCCCCGGAAAGATTCCGCCGCTGCAATACTTTTTTGCTGACGCTTGCCGGTCAGTCAGTTCTCTTCGATCCTTCCATTTTGCCGGATTTAGTGCCGGGTTATGAAACTGTCAGGACCCTCTACGCAACACATGCACATTATGACCACATTGGCGCCATCAAGCTCTGGAAAGAAAAACTGCCCGCGGCTCACTTTGTCATGCATGCCGAAGATGAACCCATGCTGGGGGATGCGGTGGCCAATGCCTCCATTCTTTTTGGCCGGCCTTCCACCTTCTGCCGCCCCGACCTGATACTGGGGAACGATGACGAAAGGATCTTTGATGACCGCTTTGGTGTAAGGCTTGTCCACACACCCGGCCATACCATGGGTTCATCCTGCTTTTTGATTGCCAGACGAGACGGAAACCAATGGATTCCACAGGCCCTCCTTACAGGGGATACCCTGTTTGACTGCGGCTGGGGCCGGACAGACTTCGTGACAGGGAACGACCAGCTGATGCGCCGTTCACTGGAGGCCTTGTATCGTCTGCTGAAGGACTTGCCCGCCGATCTGCCCGTGTGTCCGGGGCATGGGGGGATTACCAATGCCTCCCAGGCATGCCGCTTTCTCCATAGCAGCGGCTTTTCCGGCTGATCCAAGAAGAAAACCCAAGGACAAAAAGGCCAAAGCCGACGGCCTGTGTCAGGAGCAGGCCGTCTTTGTCAGGCCAGTCCACGCCATGATAGGTGGCAAAGGAGGGGGACATGGGGTTTTCTCTTGAAGCCATGGTGGCGATTCCCTGCTGTCTGACCATTTTGGCTAATCTGACCGGCCTGGCCGGCCCTCTTGCTGTGAGCGTCAGGACGACAGGAAGCATTGCGGCCTATGCGGCCATGCGAAAAGAGGACAGCGGCTATACCTGCCGGCATTACACCGCAGAAGGTGCAGGGTCGGCCATTCCCGCCGTTGAGACATGTCCGCAAAAACTTGTTGAAGCACTTTCCCTGGCAAAAGATCTGGCAGGATATATCCGGCCAGGGGGGCATGGAGCGGCTCCTCCGTGATGCCACGCCAGCCCAAATCCCCCCCCGGGCTTAAAGCCGCCGGTTCAGTCAGCCTTGCCCTGTGCCTGGTGCTGCCTCTCATCATGGTTTTGTTCAGCAGCATTCTCTTGCATAGCAGGAGGACACGGGCCGAGGTCGACCTGGTCCGGGGAACGGCACTGACAGCCGAATCAATTCTCGCGCTTTATGACCGGGAGCTTTACCGGAAATTTGGCCTTTTCGCCTATGACTGCCTGTCAGCCGATCGCGCCTCCTCAACTTTGATAGGCCCCGGCAGCGATGTCCGTTACGGCTATACCCCGCAGGCACCTTTGAGCGATCCATCTGCCATCAGGCAGGGTATTGCGCGCCACATGACCATTCGGTCGGCGACCTCATTGATTGCTGAGGCGGTGGACAAATTCGGAAAGATTCGGGCACTGAAAAGGGACATACCGCTTGACGCCCTGGAAGATCTGATCCCCGGCGCAGCAGACAGCAGCTATGCGTCTGCTGACCCTGACCTGAGCTACGAGGACGAACCTGACTGGTTGGACCAATACCAGGCTTACATGGACGATGAGTTGCGTGCCGTTTACCAGAAAGGATTATCCCAGCTGGCGCCCGCCCTTCTTCCCGCTCCGGACGGGAAGATGGAATACTTGCATTACGACCCCTTTGACAACAGTGGGCTGGACCGCCTGGGAACCTTGGTCGATCATGCGCTTTTCGTAGTTCCCGACGGTTTCCTGGACCGAATCCTCCTCATGGAATACACCTTGTCTTATTTTTCGAATGGCGTTCCTTTTGTCGTCCGTGACGGGATCAGGATCGATGACAGGACGCCGGACGGCCGGGTGCTTGCATCTTTTTCAGCCCTGCGGGATCGCGAGGCTGAGGAGATCGCAACGGGCCTGGGCGGAAATGCAGGTTCATACGCCCTGACTCTTTTCATCAGCTCCATCCGCATGGTCATGCATTTTCTCCACGTATTGACGGATGAGTCGCTGCTGTCCATGTACGAAATTGCTGCCGGGGTTATCGCGACTGCTGTTGCGGCCATCACCCTTGGCGAGGTAGTCCTTCCCCCCGAGGCGGTGATGTGGGTGCTGGTGGCCGCAGCTGTCCTGGGTCAGGCGGCCCAGGATACCTTCCGCTTGCAGAGAGGTTATGAAGTAGACCTCTGGCCTGGAACCAGCTCAATCAACGTAGGCATGCGCTACCGCGACTACCTGCGCCTCCTGATTCTGGTGCAGCAGCCCGAGGTCATATCGGAAAGGATTGCCGTGGTGGTCGGCCGGCTTGTTCCCGGGCCTCATTATACGGAGGTGATATGCCATGGTGAATGGGAGGGTGTGAAGGTGACACATGCTGCCTCCTATCTTTCGCGGGAATATGCCCCCGCCTTGCCATGAAAAGCCTGAATGATAAAAGTGAGAAGGGTCGACTGCACGGGATGCTGTCCCTCGAGGCAGCTCTCATTTTTCCGGTCATCCTCACCCTGCTCCTTGTCTTCGTCGGGGCAATCCATGGTGAACAGGATGCCATGATCATTTCGCATGCGCTTGATCAGACCTCACGGGAAATCGCGCTCCTTTTGCCTCTGGCTGATTTGCTTGACAATATGGCTGAACCGCTTTCCGGAATCAGGGAGCTGATTCCGGACCGGACCTTGGCCGGCATGGTGGAGAGCGGCCTTTCCGACATTGCGGCAACCGTATTGGCATCACCTTTCATACTCCAGCGGGTTGATCACTGGGTCCGGGCCACGGCACACAGCCAGGGAAGAAGAGCGCCATCCGGAGCCAGGCGGCTTGCCATCGATTTTGACAAGGATCGGAGGACCATCTGGCTTTGCCTCTCATTTCAACAGAACGGATTTCTGGCCGGTCAAATAATTGAGGTCAAGTCACGGGTTCCTGTTTGGAATGCGCATCCGTTTTCTGAGGGGCCGGAAGAGGATGAGCAGTCTAAAGAAGGAATCTGGTCACTCCCCAATTTCGAACGGGGACAGGCCTTCAGAAGAATTTTTGGCGGCCATCTGCCGCACTTTTATCCGGTCATCGCCGGCTGGAACGGCCATGAAGCAGTCTCGATCAAGAGCATGGACTTGACCGCTCCCTCCTGGTCCTCGTCTGCAGCAGCCGGACGCCGTGTCAGGCAGCTGGTCGACCAGCTGGCTTCCTTTGAGGGAGCAGGGGGCGAAGGGCCCCTGCCCGGACAGATTCAATCAAGGAGGCTGATCCTGGTCATTCCAGACAATGAAATTGCCTGGAAGACATCCGAAACCCTTGGTCAATGGAGGTACCAGGCCAGCCTGGCCGGCGTTTCGCTCGATATCCGTGAATACGGCACCAGTCACGCCCATCAGTCTCCTGATTGGCCGGCAGGCGCACCTTAACTTAAAATAGAGTAAGATAAACAAGATATGACGATGGCCGGGATGAAATGAAATGAGTTTGATTGAAAGAGTAATCGGAACCTATTCAGATCGCGAGCTGAAGAAGATCCGCCCCCAGGTGGCTGCAGTGATCGCGCAGCAAGAGCGTTTTCGCGATATGTCCGAAGCTGAACTCCGGGGATCCACGGATCAGTTCAGGCAACGCCTCGGGCAGGGGGAAACACTGGACGACCTGCTCCCGGAAGCCTTTGCGGCTGTCCGCGAGGCCAGTACGCGTGTGCTCGGCATGACCCACTTCCCTGTCCAGATACAGGGTGGCATTATCCTGCATCAGGGCCGTATCGCAGAGATGCGGACCGGCGAGGGCAAAACACTGGTGGCTACTCTGCCAGCCTACCTCAATGCCCTGACGGGTGAGGGTGTCCATATCGTCACGGTCAACGATTATCTGGCAAGGCGGGACAGCGAGTGGATGGGAAAGATCTACCGCTATCTGGGCCTCGAGGTCGGACTGATTGTTCACGGCCTGGACCGGGATGAGCGGCGGCGCTCCTACGCTGCCCATGTGACC
The genomic region above belongs to Fastidiosipila sp. and contains:
- the mreC gene encoding rod shape-determining protein MreC — its product is MKRRGPRVMLIVLVTVALLAALILTALPGTTRSRIGDYFGGIFDPLVSNFQKGFSLIGGYFGAVSENRKLHRRIEELEEEKAGLNMQILQNLNKIRAYEELKDALKLTTSFEDKDIHGAAVINRELGPAFDLMRIKAGRVHGISPGANQTLPVVDQNMALIGRIHSSELMSSKVLPLLHEAFAVSAQVEGSYRSSFRVRGDLEWQQQGMCLADNIAEGIPIRVGDRLVTSGESGIYPEGILIGTVAEIIPDASGSIMSCLVIPAADFDDLRYVFVLADPDHES
- a CDS encoding MBL fold metallo-hydrolase, which translates into the protein MMRWLPITSELSYSPERFRRCNTFLLTLAGQSVLFDPSILPDLVPGYETVRTLYATHAHYDHIGAIKLWKEKLPAAHFVMHAEDEPMLGDAVANASILFGRPSTFCRPDLILGNDDERIFDDRFGVRLVHTPGHTMGSSCFLIARRDGNQWIPQALLTGDTLFDCGWGRTDFVTGNDQLMRRSLEALYRLLKDLPADLPVCPGHGGITNASQACRFLHSSGFSG
- a CDS encoding methylglyoxal synthase, with amino-acid sequence MKIVLLSDMTRNELLVNFCIAYKQILSRHDLISPLGTARLIKEATSLLPETYSSDIDSIYSRLASLALYNEIDAVICLRDPAQTATESQQRLFQACDVNSIPFATNTATAEILVHAVNRGDLDWRELLRQ